A region of the Vigna unguiculata cultivar IT97K-499-35 chromosome 9, ASM411807v1, whole genome shotgun sequence genome:
GATAGTGGAAGATAATAAcggaaaataacaaataaaattatgtgacaataatgatatatatatatatatatatatatatatatatatatatatatatatataattccgTATATAACTGTTAGTATTACATCTTTAGGTATAAAActctttttaaagaaaaaattatgaaaatttcaaagtgaataatattttagatgTAATAATTGATTTTATCAATATTACCTCAACAAACTTGTTGAaatatttgtgttatttttaggaataaaattgaggttataataatgaattttcatttttcagtaGAATGGAAAAGTGATttcaaatatgaatttttacttCTTTAGTGTTTAATAAGAAGAGAAGGAAAATAATGGTTATAAAGACTAACTAATAAATTTTCACTTTCCTTAAATATGGACTgggagaatatttttttttaatatatttaatagttttacatTACTTAAAAGTTAAGGTcaagaataatttaattttttttcttcttcaatcttttaaagtattttttaagaataaattcatCTTGGAGTTCTAAGCTCTAAAATAGACAATACTTTTGTGATATACATCAACCAACTTAAAGTCGGAACATTGACATTGTTGGTGAGAATGAAAACGAAGTTCTAAATGCAAACTCTCATACCTCAAgggaatgaaaaaataattcctAAGATGAACtctaatttttcttaaatatcgattgaaaatatttcaaatacgataatttattataacaatattatCTCAATGaacttaaaattgaaattacttgAAATATGAGTTCATGAATCTTTTGATGAAATCGTAAGAGtagaataatttcaaaaaagaaaacattttaaaaaagacttaaaaattattacaataatcaTAATTTGGAAAAGCAAATTATGATATACATCATGAATGCAATTACAATATCTATGGATAAGACATCAGCTAACAAGTTTTGAATATGATTCACCAACATTATTAAAGagaataatagagaaaaaagttaccaaaaaaataaagaaaaagttaaaagattttataaaagattCAGAAGTTATTATATTGCAACAACAACATAAGGgggaaaaaaatgtaaagatgGACAAGTTGGTgaaggcaaaaaaaaaatgaagtcaCTAAATTAGAGGAGATGAAGTTTTTTGTGATgaacttgaagatgaagaaatatTATGGAATTTGATTAGAAAAAAGTATAACATGAATTAATATTACATAAGTCGTGTAGTAGGTtgtaaaaattacttaaattaaagaaatatttatattgtagtagTTGCTAACTAAAATTAACTGAGAAATTTCTTGTATTGTCAACCGGAATTTAGTATatcgtattttttttatttagtttattaaatGCAGGAgcttcaaattatttttcattcaaactACCATTTATTTGAACTAGTCATTATCCTAACTAGCATctataatgtaatataaaaacaaataagtcTCTCAATTTATAttaggggtgggcaaaaaaattaattttcttgatccaatccacttttgctccaatccactccatttataatccattttattaaaaatctaatccatttaaaatccatttaatggatatggattccaatctaatttacattttatatatcttatggattggatatccattttataaatcaagatttttaaatatggataatccaaaaaatccaatccaaattttcaatttaaatttttagttgggttagactaaaggttgagatgaactatgctaaattcagacttggatgggccttgctcgacgacctatacggatcgaacaggcccgacaaccataagaggttgggcgggcctaaagatatgaacgagATAGGCGGGCCCGAAAAACCGAACGAGTCGATCAGGCCTAATGACCTGATGAGTCATGCGGACCTGAAAACCCGAACGGACCAGGCAGAACCAATGACGAAAATAGGTCAGGCAGCCCAAAGACCTGAACGAGTCAGGCAGGCCCAAAAACCTGAACAGGCCTGACAACtcgaacgggcccgaagacccgtacgggcccgacgacccggatgggtctgacgacctacacgggccttacggCCCAGATGGGCACGACGACACGAACGGGCCGGACGACCCGAATTGGCTGGACGATCCGGACGGACATGACAACTTGGACGACCCtgatgggcctgacgacccggatgagcctgacgacctacacgggccttacgacccggatggCACGATGACACGAACGAGCcctacgacccggacgggccctacgacctagacgggctcgACGTCTCGGACGGGCcctacgacccggatgggcccgacgactcagacgggcctgatgaccttgacgtacctgacgacccaaacgggccccaCGATTCGAACGTGCCCGACTACCCGATTGGGCCCGACTATTTGGACCTGTCCGTCCGGGtcgtctgggtcgttgggcccattcgggtcgtccggcccgttcgcgtcgtcgagcctgtttgtgttttcgggcccgttcgggttgtctgacccgttcgggttgtcgagcccgttcgggtcatcgggcccgtctgggtcgttcgggtcgtcgggcccgtctggatcgtTCGGGTTGTCGGGTTCGTCCGGATCGTCGATCTCATCCGAGTCATTcgggccttaatgacacaagttttaagaaattcaatttaaatttcttttattaaaaatggattctggattttaaacttgatccaaatatttggattggatttaaatcttgatccaaatatttggatctggattctaaaaaaatccaaactacttttgctaaaaaaatggatttgggtcaaaaatctaatctaattatttggatataaaatggatgtggattggctcattaaatatccaatccatgcccacccctaatttatattattgtcTTATTTCTGAATTCTGCAATGACTAAATGGATCCAAGCAGTTCGAACTACTACGAAGAAGTAGAATGAgaattgatgaagaaaaatcGATGGACATTAATACACAGCAATACATGACAAAACTTACTGATAGACAAAGAAATCGAGTGGCATTCCATTTATTCACCACGTTAAACAACCTTAATTCTTAACGAACTCAGAACTACTTTCTTTATGAACAGAATTTAAGGTTACAATTACAGTTCTCACCATATACTCAGCCAAACCATTTTTTTCTCCGTTAAAGTAGCTGTACAATTTACGTTAAAAAAGAGAAGCTGCTCAATCACATTACTTAAGTCCACACAGTGCTTAATGAACAGCTAATGTGGTCACTATCAATCCTTTTGGCTCTTATTTCAGGTAATACAGGATTACGTCTTTTGTGCCCATTACATCTCCCTAAAAATTTTGAACCTTGAAGAAAACTTCACCTGAGGATTTGTCAGTCAACAACTCACAACCTCGAACGCCGCATGCATTTTATAGGATTAAATGGAACATGCTTCCTTGTACCTGGTGACAAAGCATTCTTCGAATTTGACCTGATATCCCAATCCTCAACATTCTTAGGCACACaaacatcaaacaatatttGGCTAAGAAACCCATGTGCATTGATGCTCGGAGGGTTTGGAAGATGAATATACCCTCCCTTGCGTTCATCTGCTATGGTGCCAATATCTTTGCCCACGTAATACTCCGTTGAGCTATCACTTGGAGCAAGAGCAAAGCCCTGGAAACTAGTTGAGGTCATTGCTGCTTTCCGCGACTCTGAAAACGGATCTGTGATCTCATCTCTTGCTCCTTCTATACCCAGTTTCTCATCTTCAACTTGCCTACTGCTTTTGCAACAATAAGTTGCAACTGCCTTGCCAAGGATCTCAGTGATAGCAGCCTTGTAATCAGTTGGATGATGCCGGAAGTGACCTGTGACAAATTCAATTCAAGTTCAATACTTTCACCCCTACTCTACAAACCCACTTTAAATATTAACCAGCAACTGGAACTGCACTAAAAATGAGTAGGTTACAATCATCATTTCAATTTTACACATACAATGAATAATTATCAATCCTTTCCTTCTTTACACACATTTAAAGAATTGCATCTGTCAGCTTTAAAATGGGAaacaaattcataattttagttTGCAGACTCAAGTAATAGGAACGTCGGGTGATTAGGAATTAGACCATTATAATTCTGGATTACAAAGTGATTAGGAAGTTTGTTTTACACTAATTTTGAATTAGACAGTTATACGTTATGGTGTGAGTGAATAGTGAAACAGCTATTGAACAGCAATTGATAAACCAATAAAGTATAATGCTGAACACAAATCACATGCCATACAAATAATACTCCTTGTGCCTAATTACTAAACCACACTCTTATCAGTTGCACCACTTCATTTCACACTCCTGCCAATTGTTGCTAATCTACATTATCAGTCTCTAACTAACCAGTATCAGATCATCAACTCAATAGTAAAAACAGTTATTAGTTCCCATTTATATGAAAGGTAGgagtaaaatgataaaacacaaattgataaaccaataaaatataatgtagaACACAAATCAGATTACAGCAACAAACTTTCTATCCTAGAGACAGAATCTCCAATAGAGAGTATCCCAAAAATGCATATTACAACACCTGCTAATTTACATGCCCGCTACCAAAAATAAGGTTACTACCATCAGGcattatttatgaataattgTTATTCAAGGCAATTTTCAATTCTTATACAGTACATCTAAAGTAGGATGACTTCTTTTCTATCACATATTAGAATACAAATTACTGCTCCTAACTTCAACACTTAACTTCCAAGATGATGTTACATGCGGTTCACATCAGACGGCATAGAGTAATATATAGTTCATGACAGCCTACGGGACAATTAAGGCATCAGATTTTTAATTCTAGTGGTTTGAATGAGGAAACTTTTGTAAAGGAGAAACCCTCGGTTTGTTGATGTCTACTCACGTTTGGCCAAAAACTGAATTATTTCTATTCCATAATTTAGTGTTTATTTCTTGAGTCACAATATATGTTTGTCAAGAATAATTTATCAACTCATTCATGTATCAGTATGCCAAATATTAGTCAAAATACTGACCTACGTGAGGAGAGGCACtccattttaacatttttacatCCCCACCAAGGTCCTTTAGTCTTtggaaaaaatttgaaatgactTGAAAAGGAGCAAGATCATCATTTTCTGAACATAAAATGAGATAAGGGGCCTTCATATTCTGCAAAATAACAATTTGATAAGCAGGTAACTTGAGAGACCtgagaaaagaaaagtgttAATTTGTTTACGGATTCTTAGCTACTTACAATGGTGGAGTAAAGTGTCTGCCAATATTCTGCACGCTGTGACTCAAATCTACTGAGGAAAAGAGAATCAAGACCAGATGCTATGCCATTTGCAATCCATGAAGCAAATCTTGGTGGATGAGAGACTTTTAAAACAGTTGGGTGTAGAAGAAATCGAACACCCAAATCACTGGTAAAATCAACTGGACTGGAATCATAAATATAGCCAGATATACACTCTCTAACTAGCTGGTAGTCATCCTGTGTCATGAAAATAGTTTAGATGcggtgaaaaaaataaaaagataaaaagactAATAGTGAACATACATTAATGTGTGGGTGGATGAACAGATAGAGAATTATAATCAAAAACTACTGTCCACAATACATAAGTCCAAGTAAGAAGAAAATGACCAAAATACTTGGTAAAAGGGAATATATGATTAATTACATCACGGAGCAGAGAATGCAGGGTTTGGATTCAATCTCATTTCacatattaaaatgttttgaaCAAATTTAAGACAATGATGAGTTTATTAATTATACAATCTGTGTAACTCAACCATCTTCTGAACAGCAAATGGAAGGAAAAGTACCATATTATGAGCTTCAGAGCTGCCACTAATTATCTGGATGACAGAAAACCAGAGTTAGTAGACGTTAGAACTAAAAGGTTGTATAGCATAATggtgaaaacataaaaatcaatCTAGAATAGAATACCTGAAGCATCTTGCACATACAAGCTTTTGAACCGCCTGAAAAGGATGCAAAAACAACGGGGCATTGCCTGATTTTCAGCACCTGTATATTGAATAAAATGCAGCATTCACTTTGTTGCAAATCTTAATCAAGATCATAGAAATGTAAACCActttagaataaattaaaaaggaagcttTCAGCTTACTTAAAGTCATGCCGACTGACCAGAAAAATAGAGGACTACAGTAAAACTTACCTCAACAAGTTCATTAAGAATATCAACTGCAAGAATTGTGGCTTTCTCAGGGAAGAACCTGCAAATAATAGCAATTTAATAATCATCTTTTAGTATAAATTGAGATTTAGAAGTGCAAAGAACCAAAGTATCAATGGCCCCATAActcagaaaataaataaattcgcAAGGCACCTGCAGATCATTTTACATAACACCTAAACCTTTGactttaagtaaaataattttcacaaaCTTAGCATTAGTTTATCACTCCCCTAGTAAACCCATTAGCGAAGAGATTTGAATGTTTGAAGCTTAATCACCCTTTTAaacaatacaagaaaaaaattgaaataaagtttgCACACAcccaataaaaaagaaaaacaactaaaatgcAAATAAACAGGTACAACTTTGACCATGTGATACGTCAAACAAAAGCTAATGTTTTAGCATGACAATCAGCTCGCTCAAACATTCAACAATTGGAATATAAACCCCTTCCATCCAAACtgcttttatttacaaaatgtaCATGGAAAATTGTATCCACAAAATTGAGAGAAACTTCACCTAACTTGGTCAGGATAACCATATTGATCAAGCCTAGCAAGGTTAGCTACTAGAGACGACATCCATATATACAGCCTAgattgtttgatattttaacatgtaGTTTTGTCTATTTGGGATCTCTAAAGACAAGGCATCACTCGAGCTCATTACTGTGATGGTCCCATCAGCAACCAAAAAGCAGGGACTAATAGTGCATACCAGTAATGCTTATCTGGGAATGTCTCATTCGTCTTCTGCTTTGAAACCATTCAAATGTCCACTTAGCACCCCCACTATTGTATAATAAGGCTTTAGCGGTACGATACCTGCTTTATACTTTAGTTTTGGAGTTATTGCTACCTCACCGATACCCTATGCACTATGTATGGGGCCATTGACTTCTCTAAAGTACATTTTAGAGGCTAAAATGTGGAGTAACGGTTGAAATCGTGACAAAACATTTACTTGTGGATAGAAAAGCTATCAGCACATACTTTAGGAATCAAATCCTGCCTTCTCACAACTCTGTGATCATCTATGAATGTTTGTGACTAGAACGATGATTAGCATATAACATAATTGAGGAGCACCCAATAGCGAATTAAATTTAGAACTCACATGTTGAGA
Encoded here:
- the LOC114164696 gene encoding uncharacterized protein LOC114164696, translated to MWGFGGRYYWGRKVASEKADGIVVVFAWMSSEEKHLMKYVDLYSSVGWNSLVCHSQFLNMFFPEKATILAVDILNELVEVLKIRQCPVVFASFSGGSKACMCKMLQIISGSSEAHNMDDYQLVRECISGYIYDSSPVDFTSDLGVRFLLHPTVLKVSHPPRFASWIANGIASGLDSLFLSRFESQRAEYWQTLYSTINMKAPYLILCSENDDLAPFQVISNFFQRLKDLGGDVKMLKWSASPHVGHFRHHPTDYKAAITEILGKAVATYCCKSSRQVEDEKLGIEGARDEITDPFSESRKAAMTSTSFQGFALAPSDSSTEYYVGKDIGTIADERKGGYIHLPNPPSINAHGFLSQILFDVCVPKNVEDWDIRSNSKNALSPGTRKHVPFNPIKCMRRSRL